The Pedobacter mucosus genome window below encodes:
- a CDS encoding diacylglycerol/lipid kinase family protein, which yields MHTKINILFIINPISGGKGKLRIPDFIDRYLDKEKFSPNFVFTEYVGHAGELADEALSKNFDVLIAAGGDGTINEVATKVLLHDKILGILPLGSGNGLARFLNIPKNLRQALLVINAMKVDHIDTATFNKKCFFNLAGMGFDAHLSSVFSEDKKRGLTGYVKLGFQEVFNYKAETYRLNIDGTEYVRRAFAISIANSSQYGNDVFIAPNASVKDGLLDICIIKPFSILKLPVLSYVMLRGTADTSDMIEIIKGKDIKITREKAGAVHVDGEPLQMGTEIEALINPLSLKVIVP from the coding sequence TTGCACACAAAAATTAATATACTATTTATCATAAACCCAATCTCAGGTGGGAAAGGGAAATTGCGAATACCAGATTTTATAGATAGGTATTTAGATAAGGAAAAGTTTAGCCCTAATTTTGTTTTTACAGAATATGTTGGCCATGCTGGCGAACTTGCTGATGAAGCGCTTTCTAAAAACTTCGATGTGCTTATAGCTGCCGGAGGGGATGGTACCATAAATGAAGTGGCTACAAAAGTTTTACTTCATGATAAAATATTGGGCATTTTACCGCTTGGATCTGGAAATGGATTGGCGAGATTTTTAAATATCCCTAAAAATTTACGTCAGGCACTTTTGGTGATAAATGCAATGAAAGTAGATCATATCGATACAGCAACCTTCAATAAAAAATGTTTCTTTAATTTGGCAGGAATGGGCTTTGATGCGCATTTAAGTTCTGTTTTTTCTGAAGATAAAAAAAGGGGATTAACAGGATATGTGAAGTTAGGTTTTCAGGAAGTTTTCAATTATAAGGCCGAAACGTACCGGTTAAATATTGATGGAACAGAATACGTTAGGAGAGCATTCGCCATCAGTATTGCAAATTCTTCCCAATATGGTAATGATGTTTTTATCGCTCCAAACGCATCAGTAAAAGATGGTTTGTTGGATATATGCATAATCAAGCCCTTTTCAATACTAAAATTGCCTGTATTAAGTTATGTAATGTTGAGAGGAACGGCAGATACATCAGACATGATTGAAATTATTAAGGGAAAAGACATAAAAATTACTCGAGAAAAGGCTGGCGCTGTACATGTTGACGGTGAGCCGCTTCAAATGGGAACAGAAATTGAAGCATTAATAAATCCACTTTCACTAAAAGTAATTGTACCATAA
- a CDS encoding ExbD/TolR family protein yields MASLNESSSSNAVKGRTNKATPRVDLTAMVDLMFLLTTFFMLTTSLSTLNAEEIAKPIKCEDCSFDFPASRTLTILLGKNNQAICYMGQVDKLKLKVLSMRNLQKEIAICKQLVAKTHIEPAKKALLVIIKPTNTSKYQDFVDVIDEMKIANIKSYAIDDENISLDEKTFLKAKGM; encoded by the coding sequence ATGGCATCATTAAACGAATCCTCTAGCAGCAACGCTGTAAAAGGAAGAACTAACAAAGCAACTCCAAGAGTAGATTTAACCGCAATGGTAGATTTGATGTTTTTGCTCACCACTTTCTTTATGCTTACTACATCTTTAAGTACATTAAATGCGGAAGAGATTGCGAAGCCAATAAAATGTGAAGACTGCAGTTTCGATTTCCCAGCCTCCAGGACTTTAACCATATTATTAGGTAAAAACAACCAAGCAATTTGCTACATGGGTCAAGTAGATAAATTAAAACTCAAAGTGTTATCCATGAGAAACCTACAAAAAGAAATTGCGATATGTAAGCAGCTTGTAGCTAAAACCCACATCGAGCCAGCAAAAAAAGCATTGCTTGTAATTATTAAGCCTACAAATACCTCAAAATATCAAGATTTTGTTGACGTAATTGACGAGATGAAAATTGCTAACATAAAATCTTATGCTATTGATGATGAAAATATTTCATTGGATGAAAAAACTTTTCTGAAGGCTAAAGGAATGTAG
- the metK gene encoding methionine adenosyltransferase — protein sequence MSYLFTSESVSEGHPDKIADQISDALIDNFLAFDPESKVACETLVTTGQVILAGEVKSKTYLDVQQIARDVIKKIGYTKSEYMFEANSCGILSAIHEQSQDINQGVDRSNKEEQGAGDQGMMFGYATNETEDYMPLALDLAHKLLLELAVLRRENNEITYLRPDAKSQVTLEYDDHNKPVRIDAIVISTQHDDFDEEGIMLAKIKTDLVNILIPRIIKNNPQYAHLFNDKIEYHINPTGKFVIGGPHGDTGLTGRKIIVDTYGGKGAHGGGAFSGKDPSKVDRSAAYATRHIAKNLVAAGVADEILVQVSYAIGVAKPMGIYINTYGTGKVNRTDGEIAKIVESIFDMRPYFIEQRLKLRNPIYSETAAYGHMGRKPETVNKTFRTPNGEEKTVTVELFTWEKLDYADQVKAAFGFKIDLNIYK from the coding sequence ATGTCGTATTTATTTACATCAGAATCTGTTTCTGAGGGTCACCCAGATAAAATTGCCGATCAAATTTCGGATGCTTTAATTGATAATTTTTTAGCTTTTGATCCAGAATCTAAAGTTGCCTGCGAAACTTTAGTTACCACAGGACAAGTTATTTTGGCTGGAGAAGTAAAATCTAAAACTTATTTAGATGTTCAACAAATTGCTCGTGATGTAATTAAGAAAATAGGCTACACTAAAAGCGAATACATGTTTGAGGCTAATTCTTGCGGAATTTTATCTGCAATACATGAGCAATCTCAAGATATTAACCAAGGCGTAGACCGATCAAATAAAGAAGAACAGGGTGCAGGCGATCAAGGTATGATGTTTGGTTACGCAACTAACGAAACTGAAGATTATATGCCTTTGGCTTTAGATTTAGCACATAAACTTTTGTTGGAATTAGCAGTTCTTCGTCGCGAAAATAATGAAATTACCTATTTACGTCCGGATGCAAAAAGTCAAGTTACTTTAGAATATGATGACCATAATAAACCTGTTCGTATTGATGCTATTGTAATTTCTACACAACATGATGATTTTGATGAAGAAGGTATCATGTTAGCAAAAATCAAAACGGATTTAGTTAATATCTTGATTCCAAGAATTATTAAAAATAATCCGCAATACGCACACTTATTTAATGATAAAATTGAATACCACATTAATCCAACAGGAAAGTTCGTTATTGGTGGTCCGCATGGTGATACTGGTTTAACAGGAAGAAAAATTATTGTTGATACATACGGCGGAAAAGGTGCACACGGTGGTGGTGCATTTTCTGGTAAAGATCCAAGTAAAGTAGATCGAAGTGCTGCTTATGCTACTCGCCATATCGCTAAAAATTTAGTTGCAGCTGGCGTTGCCGATGAAATTTTGGTGCAGGTTTCTTACGCAATTGGTGTTGCTAAACCAATGGGCATTTATATTAATACTTACGGTACAGGTAAAGTAAATAGAACGGATGGTGAGATTGCAAAAATTGTTGAATCGATTTTTGACATGCGCCCTTACTTTATTGAGCAACGTTTAAAATTAAGAAATCCTATTTATAGTGAAACTGCTGCTTATGGCCATATGGGCAGAAAACCGGAAACAGTAAACAAAACTTTTAGAACGCCAAATGGTGAAGAAAAAACAGTTACTGTCGAATTATTTACTTGGGAAAAATTAGATTATGCAGATCAAGTAAAAGCTGCATTCGGATTTAAGATTGATTTAAATATTTATAAATAA
- a CDS encoding EamA family transporter, whose product MKSRFDIPPISAIVLSIISVQCGAAIAKGLFPEIGAAATASLRIGISAIILLIAFRPNFKTITAEQWKSVVPYGVSLGAMNMVFYLAIERIPIGLGVALEFVGPLVVAIFGSKDQ is encoded by the coding sequence ATGAAAAGCAGATTTGACATTCCTCCAATTTCAGCCATTGTTCTCTCTATAATTAGTGTTCAATGCGGTGCGGCAATTGCGAAAGGTTTGTTTCCTGAAATTGGTGCTGCCGCTACAGCATCGCTTAGAATTGGTATCTCTGCCATTATTTTATTGATAGCATTCCGCCCAAACTTCAAAACAATTACGGCCGAACAATGGAAATCTGTTGTTCCCTACGGCGTATCGCTTGGCGCAATGAACATGGTTTTTTACTTGGCTATTGAAAGAATTCCAATTGGATTGGGTGTTGCATTAGAATTCGTAGGCCCATTGGTGGTGGCCATATTTGGCTCAAAAGACCAATAG
- a CDS encoding translation initiation factor, whose protein sequence is MKPKKNNLSDLGGIMYSTNPEFEYHEEVDQTVTSPNNQQDLRVMLDKKNRGGKAVTLITGYKGKADDLEILGKFLKTKCGVGGSVKDGEIMIQGDVRDKVMAILQKDGYKVKKAGG, encoded by the coding sequence ATGAAACCCAAAAAAAATAATTTGAGCGATCTTGGCGGAATTATGTATTCAACTAATCCAGAATTTGAATATCATGAAGAGGTTGATCAAACGGTAACTTCACCAAATAATCAACAAGATTTACGTGTAATGCTTGATAAGAAAAATCGCGGTGGCAAGGCGGTAACCTTAATAACTGGTTATAAAGGTAAGGCCGATGATTTAGAGATTTTAGGTAAGTTTCTAAAAACTAAATGCGGCGTTGGCGGTTCAGTCAAAGATGGTGAAATTATGATTCAAGGTGATGTGCGTGATAAAGTTATGGCTATTTTGCAAAAAGATGGTTATAAAGTGAAGAAAGCAGGCGGCTAG